One Staphylococcus ratti DNA segment encodes these proteins:
- a CDS encoding ABC transporter ATP-binding protein: protein MDVVIKTKHLSKKYQTHLALHPTNFTLKKGEICALIGKNGAGKSTLIKLIANHIQPTEGTIELFGRVAKPNQEVRKRIGFLIDTSVFITHFTAKQNLEYFATQYGLIDKQRIQDVLDEVGLGQVSKKVKAYSLGMKQRLGIALALLNAPDLIILDEPINGLDVEGIRDFRNLIVQLNKTYGMTVLISSHILSELQQIATQFVFIEKGHLVESVSREALFKKAKKAISLKVDQTSKAVQIIDNTNSDIDYKVLRDETIMIKSDVLEPSEVNALMWEQGIRVYQIKEELFNLENYFLQEQRGESHD, encoded by the coding sequence ATGGATGTTGTTATAAAAACGAAGCATTTAAGTAAAAAGTATCAAACCCATCTTGCACTACATCCAACGAATTTTACTTTAAAAAAAGGAGAAATTTGTGCGCTAATTGGTAAAAATGGCGCAGGGAAGTCTACATTGATTAAGTTGATTGCCAATCACATTCAACCTACTGAAGGCACGATAGAACTATTTGGTCGTGTAGCTAAACCAAATCAGGAAGTGCGAAAACGGATAGGATTTTTAATTGATACGTCTGTCTTTATAACCCACTTTACTGCTAAGCAAAATTTAGAATATTTTGCGACGCAATATGGACTTATCGATAAACAACGTATTCAAGATGTTTTGGATGAAGTGGGACTGGGACAAGTATCTAAAAAAGTAAAAGCCTATTCTTTAGGGATGAAACAACGATTAGGCATTGCATTAGCGTTACTTAATGCACCGGATTTGATTATTTTAGATGAGCCTATTAATGGTTTAGACGTAGAAGGAATAAGAGATTTTCGTAATCTTATCGTCCAATTGAATAAAACGTACGGAATGACCGTTTTGATTTCTAGTCACATTTTAAGTGAATTGCAGCAAATTGCTACCCAATTCGTCTTTATTGAAAAGGGTCACTTGGTTGAATCAGTGAGTAGAGAGGCACTATTTAAAAAGGCGAAAAAAGCCATTTCTTTAAAGGTAGATCAAACGTCTAAAGCAGTACAAATCATAGACAATACAAATTCAGACATAGATTATAAAGTACTTCGCGATGAAACCATTATGATTAAGTCTGATGTTTTAGAGCCAAGTGAAGTGAATGCGCTCATGTGGGAGCAAGGCATACGTGTATATCAAATTAAAGAAGAGTTGTTTAATTTGGAAAATTATTTTTTACAAGAACAAAGGGGTGAGTCCCATGATTAA
- a CDS encoding sensor histidine kinase, whose product MLYVVITLLVLVIAILGVCYWRLKSELKYIELQLNQLNEDIESNQYIRSSTGFQGSKSLIQALNAYINQVKKYHQFYRKKELMLNKEINNVSHDLRTPLTAIKGYTELLQETNNENDIKQYIQAIDGKVSHLIQSVNLFHELTYFNAFDYDLELEKIDIVDFTKTQLISYFHQFEEKQIQIEFDEAQVLNVYAHKEGMMRVMSNVIQNVLRYGMSLAHISFRKTNSEIVVCIKNGTQLNMNEEQLLKLFERSYTLDESRTDYQSGVGLYIVKSLVERQQGSVSVQFKKPIFEIEIALKSA is encoded by the coding sequence ATGTTATACGTTGTTATCACATTACTTGTTTTAGTTATCGCCATATTAGGGGTATGTTATTGGAGATTAAAAAGCGAATTAAAATATATTGAGTTACAACTCAATCAATTAAATGAAGATATTGAATCTAATCAATATATAAGGTCATCAACGGGGTTTCAAGGAAGTAAATCATTGATTCAAGCGTTGAATGCGTACATCAATCAAGTAAAGAAGTATCACCAATTTTATAGAAAAAAAGAATTGATGTTAAACAAAGAAATTAACAATGTTTCTCATGATTTAAGAACGCCGCTAACAGCCATCAAAGGATATACAGAGCTACTTCAAGAAACGAATAATGAAAATGACATAAAGCAATATATTCAAGCGATAGATGGCAAAGTATCGCATTTAATACAAAGTGTGAATCTCTTTCATGAACTGACGTATTTCAATGCGTTTGATTACGATTTAGAATTAGAAAAAATAGATATTGTCGATTTTACAAAAACACAACTCATATCGTACTTTCATCAATTTGAAGAAAAACAAATTCAAATTGAATTTGATGAAGCACAAGTTTTAAACGTGTACGCGCATAAAGAAGGTATGATGAGGGTCATGAGTAATGTGATACAAAATGTACTCCGTTATGGGATGAGTTTAGCGCATATAAGTTTTAGAAAAACGAACAGTGAAATTGTGGTTTGTATTAAAAATGGCACGCAATTGAACATGAATGAGGAACAGTTATTAAAGCTTTTTGAACGTTCCTATACGTTAGACGAAAGCCGTACAGATTATCAATCAGGCGTAGGATTATATATAGTGAAAAGTTTGGTAGAGCGACAACAAGGATCAGTGAGCGTTCAATTTAAAAAGCCGATTTTTGAAATAGAAATCGCATTAAAAAGCGCGTAA
- a CDS encoding glyoxalase/bleomycin resistance/extradiol dioxygenase family protein, whose translation MIKSVSYFNFENALEALNFYEAKLGAEVVSKTMGDDEMFKDLPEEYKMPKDVAKRFVMNAEFKILGETFMVSSTRDERPISNEGTNVCFTFDGSNDADVKAATDFYKRAIEAGCEETMPLGETEWSKLYGMFKDPYGVTWMINAC comes from the coding sequence ATGATTAAATCCGTTTCTTACTTTAATTTCGAAAATGCGTTAGAAGCCTTAAATTTTTACGAAGCAAAACTTGGTGCAGAAGTGGTCTCAAAAACAATGGGTGACGATGAAATGTTTAAAGATTTACCAGAAGAATATAAAATGCCCAAAGACGTGGCAAAACGCTTTGTCATGAATGCAGAGTTCAAAATTTTAGGTGAAACATTTATGGTAAGTTCCACACGAGATGAACGTCCAATTAGTAATGAAGGTACCAATGTATGCTTCACCTTCGATGGCAGCAATGACGCAGATGTCAAAGCGGCTACGGACTTTTACAAGCGTGCGATTGAAGCAGGTTGTGAAGAGACAATGCCTTTAGGAGAAACCGAATGGTCAAAACTTTATGGCATGTTCAAAGATCCATATGGTGTAACATGGATGATAAATGCTTGTTAA
- a CDS encoding response regulator transcription factor has product MKIMIVEDDMIIAESLVKELKKWNHDAINIQDYYHIKERFLDMQPHLVLLDINLPHLNGFHWCQEIRNVSKVPIIFISSASDNMNQMMSMQMGADDFIEKPFNLSLTIMKIQALLRRAYDFKVEQTELNVKGCQLLVEKALLTYEGETVALTLTELQILQLLFLNEGQFVSRNALIEQCWQSENFIDDNTLAVNMSRLRKKLKQLGVLDLIQTKKNVGYKV; this is encoded by the coding sequence ATGAAAATCATGATTGTTGAAGACGATATGATTATTGCTGAGAGTTTAGTTAAAGAACTAAAAAAATGGAATCATGACGCAATCAATATTCAAGACTATTACCACATTAAAGAACGTTTTTTGGATATGCAGCCCCATTTAGTTTTATTAGATATTAACCTCCCTCATTTGAATGGTTTTCATTGGTGCCAAGAAATACGAAATGTATCTAAAGTTCCCATTATTTTTATTAGTTCGGCTTCAGACAATATGAATCAAATGATGTCCATGCAAATGGGTGCGGATGATTTTATTGAAAAGCCTTTTAATTTAAGTTTAACGATTATGAAAATACAAGCATTATTAAGACGCGCTTATGATTTTAAAGTGGAGCAAACGGAACTCAACGTGAAAGGGTGTCAACTTTTGGTTGAGAAAGCTTTGCTAACTTATGAAGGGGAAACTGTTGCATTAACATTGACGGAACTGCAAATTTTGCAATTGCTGTTTTTAAATGAAGGTCAATTTGTAAGTCGTAATGCTTTGATCGAACAATGTTGGCAATCAGAAAATTTTATAGATGATAATACGCTTGCGGTTAATATGTCTCGTTTACGTAAAAAGCTTAAGCAATTAGGGGTATTGGATTTGATACAAACAAAGAAAAACGTGGGTTATAAAGTGTAA
- a CDS encoding sensor histidine kinase — MLFLITFYVYALSMEAYLLTLAIGIFVFGVVLALKYLSFHKEETVKQANEQLKDMLHEEKMAHRMYQKDIENYFLTWIHQIKTPITASKLLLERHEAGTVNRVRQEITEIENYTNLALNYLKLLNHETDMVAKSVTLEAVVKPLIKRYALHFIENQTRIHTDNLHQKVTTDAQWLRIMIEQILNNALKYTKSGDIWIAYDSDQKALSIRDNGIGISKADLPKIFEKGYSGTNGRLNEKSSGIGLFVVKQISKKLQHPIEVNSEQGVSTTFTIYFPVDSNLSKM, encoded by the coding sequence ATGTTATTCTTGATTACATTTTATGTATATGCGCTATCGATGGAAGCTTATTTATTAACATTAGCAATCGGTATATTTGTATTTGGCGTTGTTTTAGCACTTAAGTATCTCTCATTTCATAAAGAAGAAACTGTAAAGCAGGCGAATGAACAGTTAAAAGATATGTTACATGAGGAAAAAATGGCGCATCGTATGTATCAAAAAGATATTGAAAATTATTTCTTAACATGGATACATCAAATTAAAACGCCGATCACTGCTTCAAAATTGTTGTTAGAGCGTCACGAAGCAGGGACAGTAAATCGTGTCCGTCAAGAAATAACTGAAATTGAAAATTATACCAATTTAGCATTGAATTACTTAAAATTGTTGAATCATGAAACGGACATGGTCGCTAAAAGTGTCACGCTTGAAGCGGTTGTTAAACCTTTAATTAAACGTTATGCCTTACATTTTATTGAAAATCAAACGCGAATACATACAGACAATCTTCATCAAAAAGTAACTACGGATGCGCAATGGTTACGCATTATGATTGAACAAATATTAAATAATGCGTTGAAATATACGAAAAGTGGTGACATTTGGATAGCATATGATAGCGATCAAAAAGCACTTTCCATTCGTGATAACGGGATAGGTATTAGTAAAGCAGACTTACCTAAAATATTCGAAAAGGGGTATTCTGGTACTAACGGACGATTGAATGAAAAATCAAGTGGGATAGGTTTGTTTGTCGTGAAGCAAATTTCAAAAAAGCTACAACATCCGATAGAAGTGAATTCAGAGCAAGGGGTTTCAACGACATTTACGATTTACTTCCCTGTTGATTCAAACCTTTCAAAAATGTAA
- a CDS encoding ABC transporter ATP-binding protein has protein sequence MLLSVRYLQKVYGKGINTVTALKDMNFDIQEGEFVAIMGESGSGKSTLLNLIATFDRPTEGTITINGQALHQLKNKSVASFRRDELGFVFQDFNVLDTMSNKDNVLMPLVLSNVDVKTMQDRIVHVTRQLGIETLLEKYPYQVSGGQRQRVAIARALINKPQLLLADEPTGALDSKTSDEIMNMFKEINHNQQTILMVTHSIRDASFANRILFIKDGSLYHELYKGEETQQAFQKRISDSLALLNGRGV, from the coding sequence ATGCTATTAAGCGTAAGATATCTACAAAAAGTATATGGTAAAGGAATCAATACGGTTACAGCACTTAAAGATATGAATTTTGACATACAAGAAGGGGAATTTGTTGCGATTATGGGAGAATCGGGTTCAGGAAAGTCTACACTACTTAATCTGATTGCGACATTTGATCGACCAACAGAGGGGACGATTACGATTAACGGCCAAGCGTTACATCAACTTAAAAATAAATCGGTTGCAAGTTTTCGTCGGGATGAATTAGGATTCGTCTTTCAAGATTTTAATGTTTTAGACACGATGAGCAATAAAGATAATGTTTTGATGCCACTGGTGCTTTCAAATGTAGATGTTAAAACGATGCAAGATCGAATCGTACACGTTACGCGTCAATTAGGTATTGAAACGTTGCTTGAAAAATATCCGTATCAAGTTTCGGGTGGACAAAGACAACGTGTGGCTATTGCACGTGCTTTAATAAATAAGCCTCAGTTACTTCTTGCAGATGAGCCTACGGGCGCACTTGATTCTAAAACATCTGATGAAATTATGAATATGTTCAAAGAAATTAATCATAATCAACAAACGATTTTAATGGTGACACATTCCATCCGAGATGCTTCATTTGCCAATCGTATTTTGTTTATTAAAGATGGAAGTTTATATCACGAACTTTATAAAGGGGAAGAGACGCAACAAGCGTTTCAAAAGCGTATTTCCGATAGCTTAGCTTTATTAAACGGAAGAGGTGTTTAA
- a CDS encoding ABC transporter permease, whose protein sequence is MILTCVFIIYANGFIMKRRRKEYALQMVLGLEKKHLYLLSSLELFAQFVVTSVLSIIGGYLFGNLLFLILNKLISQTQISIMHYPFSLNAMVMTLVLNAILFFILFIINIIHTSTRSPIKLMNESHAGEKTTKKWLLIILCVVGSVFLAYGYYIALTTETVASAFPRIFLAILCVMIGTYCLFMSLSILLLQSLKRIPRIYYKPKNFFFISGLLSRMKTNAIGLASITMLCSFLIVTMGMTLITYRGLESQVVNQMKTDYKVVLGGNYNFDQKVNKRIETLQKEINQLTTVDQYRVHASQMFASNFKDGELQKVPTTSKSGVYVSAWVYGIITTEKDYNQSQNQHVSLKEDEIILSSSSPIFKDIKKIKIAGNVYNVIHSDKDELGNQIIGDSAYIIVKDDKTFKKISSYYASNQGEQSKSEVDLGSTDIDFNIQADKHAFEKAIPKLQEKYDAHITVKEQVRKMLYELNGGLIFIGIIVSIVLLAGTFLMLYYKQISEGYEDKRNFDIMQKVGLDYQLIKKTIHKQIMWVFVLPILVAVIHTLFASKLIYHLLGILGVRDISLFLSSYFAIIFIVVVIYGLMYWITSTIYYKIVQMKQ, encoded by the coding sequence ATGATTTTAACGTGTGTTTTTATTATTTATGCTAATGGTTTTATTATGAAGCGTCGACGTAAAGAATATGCACTACAAATGGTACTAGGGTTAGAGAAAAAACACCTTTATTTACTATCAAGTTTAGAATTATTCGCTCAATTTGTAGTGACGAGTGTGTTAAGTATAATTGGCGGTTATTTATTCGGCAATTTGTTATTTTTGATACTGAATAAATTGATTAGTCAAACACAAATTTCAATTATGCACTATCCATTCAGCTTAAATGCGATGGTCATGACGCTCGTGCTCAATGCTATACTTTTCTTTATTTTATTTATTATCAATATTATACACACGAGTACGCGTAGCCCTATTAAATTAATGAATGAAAGTCATGCTGGCGAGAAAACAACGAAAAAATGGCTGCTTATCATATTATGTGTGGTAGGATCTGTATTTTTAGCTTATGGATATTATATAGCATTAACTACAGAAACAGTGGCAAGCGCATTTCCACGTATATTTTTGGCAATTTTATGTGTCATGATAGGGACATACTGTTTATTCATGTCTTTAAGTATTTTATTACTTCAAAGTTTAAAAAGAATACCTAGAATTTATTACAAACCTAAAAACTTCTTTTTCATTTCTGGATTGTTATCTCGAATGAAAACCAATGCTATTGGATTAGCAAGTATTACTATGCTATGTTCATTTTTAATTGTCACAATGGGGATGACATTGATAACGTATCGAGGATTGGAAAGTCAAGTGGTCAATCAGATGAAAACAGACTATAAAGTTGTGTTAGGTGGAAATTATAATTTTGATCAAAAAGTAAATAAGCGCATAGAAACACTCCAAAAAGAGATTAATCAACTTACGACAGTTGATCAATATAGAGTTCATGCTTCTCAAATGTTTGCTTCTAATTTTAAGGATGGAGAATTGCAGAAGGTGCCCACTACTTCAAAGTCGGGCGTGTATGTCAGCGCTTGGGTATACGGGATTATTACGACTGAAAAAGATTATAATCAATCTCAAAATCAACATGTGAGTTTAAAAGAAGATGAAATCATTTTGTCATCTAGTTCACCTATATTTAAGGATATAAAAAAGATAAAAATTGCAGGAAATGTTTATAATGTCATTCATAGTGACAAAGATGAGTTGGGGAATCAAATTATAGGGGATTCGGCGTATATCATTGTTAAAGATGATAAGACATTCAAAAAAATCTCAAGTTATTATGCTTCAAATCAAGGCGAACAAAGTAAATCAGAAGTCGATTTAGGAAGTACAGACATCGATTTTAATATTCAGGCAGACAAACATGCATTTGAAAAAGCCATACCAAAACTTCAAGAAAAATATGATGCGCATATTACAGTTAAAGAACAAGTAAGAAAAATGCTATATGAACTTAATGGCGGTCTAATCTTTATAGGAATTATTGTTTCTATCGTTTTATTAGCAGGGACTTTTTTAATGTTGTATTATAAGCAAATTTCTGAAGGATATGAGGATAAGCGCAATTTTGACATTATGCAAAAAGTAGGGCTTGATTATCAATTAATTAAAAAAACGATTCACAAACAAATTATGTGGGTTTTTGTGCTGCCTATTCTTGTTGCAGTCATTCATACACTTTTTGCAAGTAAGCTCATTTATCATTTATTAGGTATATTAGGTGTTCGGGACATCTCGTTATTTTTATCAAGTTATTTTGCCATTATTTTTATAGTAGTTGTTATTTATGGTTTGATGTATTGGATTACTTCAACGATCTACTATAAAATTGTACAAATGAAGCAATAG
- the isaB gene encoding immunodominant staphylococcal antigen IsaB family protein, whose translation MKKLLKVSCATCIATAALFTYNVTSESHNPSVVHAATEEGYTIEGNTSDKGAFILEQKFIDAVKNNNLVINGYKITGNQDQETTMVDIYDQIIGKTGDNTASMVNFEVKKNTVSKDDIIKTFGQPVEEPYESQQGLDYKYKLGKNVIQIIVKDGYVTDFQINAHDA comes from the coding sequence ATGAAAAAACTTTTAAAAGTCTCTTGTGCTACTTGCATTGCTACTGCTGCACTTTTCACATATAACGTTACAAGCGAGAGCCACAACCCTTCAGTTGTACACGCTGCAACGGAAGAAGGTTATACTATTGAGGGTAACACTTCTGACAAAGGTGCATTTATTTTAGAACAAAAATTTATCGATGCTGTTAAAAACAACAACTTAGTTATTAACGGCTATAAAATAACTGGTAACCAAGATCAAGAAACAACAATGGTTGATATTTATGATCAAATCATTGGTAAAACTGGTGATAACACTGCATCTATGGTTAATTTTGAAGTTAAGAAAAATACAGTTTCTAAAGATGATATTATCAAAACATTTGGACAACCTGTAGAGGAACCATATGAAAGCCAACAAGGCTTAGATTACAAATATAAATTAGGCAAAAATGTCATTCAAATTATTGTCAAAGATGGTTATGTAACAGACTTTCAAATTAACGCACACGACGCGTAG
- the spn gene encoding SPIN family peroxidase inhibitor translates to MSIDKLILTAVTTGVLATGIFVATPHESANASVSSQNGIVLHDSSRILEHELDYVAVLVDKNADPEIKANLKAHFKAQGLNSVSDIVKKAKAQGLDTSKYDYLINK, encoded by the coding sequence ATGAGTATAGACAAATTAATTTTAACTGCCGTAACAACAGGAGTTTTAGCCACTGGAATTTTCGTAGCAACACCTCACGAATCAGCAAACGCATCGGTTTCATCACAAAATGGTATTGTTTTACACGATAGTTCACGTATTTTAGAGCACGAACTTGACTACGTTGCAGTATTAGTAGATAAAAATGCTGACCCAGAAATCAAAGCAAACTTAAAAGCACACTTTAAAGCACAAGGTTTAAACTCAGTATCTGACATTGTAAAAAAAGCAAAAGCACAAGGCTTAGATACTTCTAAATACGACTACTTAATTAACAAATAA
- the argF gene encoding ornithine carbamoyltransferase, giving the protein MKMTDLKGISILKETDLTKDTFESLIDFAIQLKAEKKEGVRKRYLEGRNIALLFDKPSMRTRAAFMCAATELGAHAEFLSDDDIKMGQKDTVEDTAKVLSCYFDGIQYRISSQALLDDFAHYATVPVWNGMTDDWHPTQMLADFMTIKENFGRLEGITLTYLGDGRNNMAHSLMVAGAICGLNIRICAPEALQPDEAVFDLAQSYVQQSGGTITVTSNVDEAVHNADVLYTDMWASKGEESEIGERIELLKAFQVNRQLMEKTGKPETIFFHCLPAIHNTDTEFGQMIYEKFGLTALEVTDDVFKSNKCKSFDQSENKLHTIKALMIASIIGEPS; this is encoded by the coding sequence ATGAAAATGACTGATTTAAAGGGGATTTCTATTTTAAAAGAGACAGATTTAACAAAAGACACGTTTGAATCTCTCATTGATTTTGCGATACAGTTAAAAGCTGAGAAAAAAGAAGGGGTACGAAAGCGTTATTTAGAGGGGAGAAATATCGCTTTACTGTTTGATAAGCCTTCTATGAGAACGCGGGCTGCTTTTATGTGTGCCGCAACTGAATTAGGAGCGCATGCGGAGTTTTTAAGTGATGATGATATTAAAATGGGTCAAAAGGACACAGTTGAAGATACGGCAAAGGTATTAAGTTGCTATTTTGATGGTATACAATATCGCATTTCTTCTCAGGCATTACTCGACGATTTCGCACATTATGCGACTGTGCCTGTATGGAATGGTATGACGGATGATTGGCATCCGACACAAATGTTGGCTGATTTTATGACGATAAAGGAAAATTTTGGGCGTTTAGAAGGTATCACATTGACCTATTTGGGAGACGGTCGTAACAATATGGCGCATTCTTTGATGGTTGCTGGCGCAATATGTGGATTGAATATACGAATTTGTGCACCTGAAGCGTTACAACCAGACGAAGCCGTGTTTGATTTAGCACAAAGTTATGTCCAACAGTCTGGGGGAACGATCACAGTGACTTCAAATGTTGATGAAGCCGTCCATAATGCGGATGTACTTTATACGGACATGTGGGCCTCTAAAGGTGAAGAATCTGAGATAGGGGAACGTATCGAACTGCTTAAGGCATTTCAAGTGAATCGTCAGTTGATGGAGAAAACAGGAAAGCCAGAAACCATTTTCTTCCATTGTTTGCCTGCGATTCATAATACAGATACAGAATTTGGACAAATGATTTATGAAAAATTTGGCTTAACAGCTTTAGAAGTGACAGATGATGTGTTTAAAAGTAACAAGTGTAAATCATTTGATCAAAGCGAAAATAAACTTCATACGATAAAAGCACTGATGATTGCGAGTATCATTGGTGAACCATCGTAA
- the mbcS gene encoding acyl-CoA synthetase MbcS, translating to MNQSELLAPENYNIVDEIEKYAENPEKLALIYEHAFDAPEKVTYATLIQRANQVGHVLQQSGLKKGDRVLVMLPRAIETYEVYIAALKLGLTIVPSSEMLRTKDLQYRISHGQVSAVITMPDYIPEFEKVKEYPDLIKLLVTGEHTSWTSIETEKSKYATSLEKYPTSRNDLAILSYTSGTTGNPKAVMHTHGWGFAHMQLAPKQWLNIKEDDLVWATAAPGWQKWVWSPFLSIMGSGATAFVYNGKFKASRYLELLQDFKINALCCTPTEYRMMAKLQNLDDYKLTHLHSAVSAGEPLNRDVVAKFEHHFNLTVRDGYGQTESTLLIGFLEGTPQRPGSMGKAIPGTGVTIIDDEGRELGAHEEGNIAVPLDLPALFKGYLNDEDRTEEARVAGYHVTGDLAQKDEDGYFWFEGRKDDIIISSGYTIGPFEVEDALTHHEAVKECAVVASPHAERGNIVKAFVILQDGYDGDEALIHEMQQFVKQSVAPYKYPRAIEFVDTLPKTNSGKIRRIELRNEEKRKYKK from the coding sequence ATGAATCAATCCGAATTACTTGCACCGGAAAATTATAATATTGTTGATGAAATTGAAAAATATGCTGAAAATCCAGAAAAGTTAGCATTGATTTATGAACATGCATTTGATGCGCCGGAAAAAGTGACGTATGCCACATTAATACAACGTGCCAATCAAGTCGGGCATGTTTTACAACAAAGTGGTTTGAAAAAGGGTGATCGTGTGTTGGTCATGCTCCCGCGTGCGATTGAAACATATGAAGTGTATATTGCAGCTTTAAAATTAGGCTTAACGATTGTTCCGAGCTCGGAAATGTTACGCACAAAAGATTTACAATATCGCATTTCACACGGTCAAGTGTCTGCGGTCATTACAATGCCGGACTACATTCCAGAATTTGAAAAAGTAAAAGAATATCCGGATTTAATTAAACTTTTAGTAACAGGCGAACATACATCTTGGACTTCTATCGAAACAGAAAAATCAAAATATGCTACATCACTTGAAAAATATCCCACTTCACGTAATGATTTGGCGATTTTATCATATACATCAGGCACAACGGGTAACCCCAAGGCAGTAATGCATACGCATGGTTGGGGATTTGCGCATATGCAATTGGCACCTAAACAATGGTTAAATATTAAAGAAGATGATCTCGTATGGGCGACAGCAGCGCCGGGATGGCAAAAATGGGTGTGGAGTCCATTTCTGTCGATTATGGGTTCAGGGGCCACTGCGTTTGTGTATAATGGAAAATTTAAAGCGTCACGTTATCTTGAATTACTTCAAGACTTTAAAATTAATGCGCTATGTTGTACGCCAACAGAATACCGTATGATGGCTAAGTTACAAAATTTAGATGATTATAAATTGACGCACTTACATAGCGCAGTTTCAGCTGGTGAGCCACTTAATCGTGATGTGGTTGCGAAATTTGAACATCATTTTAATTTGACAGTTCGTGATGGGTACGGTCAAACGGAAAGTACATTATTGATTGGCTTTTTAGAAGGCACACCTCAGAGACCTGGTTCAATGGGAAAAGCAATACCTGGAACAGGCGTTACAATCATCGATGATGAAGGGCGCGAATTAGGTGCTCATGAAGAAGGGAATATTGCGGTACCTTTAGACTTGCCAGCACTTTTCAAAGGTTATTTAAATGACGAAGACCGCACGGAAGAAGCACGTGTAGCGGGGTATCACGTTACAGGTGATTTGGCCCAAAAAGATGAAGACGGCTACTTTTGGTTTGAAGGACGTAAAGATGATATTATCATCAGTTCAGGTTATACGATTGGACCTTTTGAAGTAGAAGACGCATTGACGCATCATGAAGCGGTAAAAGAATGCGCGGTTGTCGCAAGTCCTCATGCTGAAAGAGGGAACATCGTTAAAGCGTTTGTTATTTTACAAGATGGCTACGACGGGGACGAGGCGTTGATTCATGAAATGCAGCAGTTTGTAAAACAAAGTGTGGCACCTTATAAATATCCCCGAGCTATCGAATTTGTAGACACATTGCCTAAAACGAATTCCGGAAAAATTAGACGTATAGAGCTACGCAATGAAGAAAAACGAAAATATAAAAAATAG